One genomic segment of Scylla paramamosain isolate STU-SP2022 chromosome 11, ASM3559412v1, whole genome shotgun sequence includes these proteins:
- the LOC135105014 gene encoding uncharacterized protein LOC135105014 has translation MWTSRCRSSVTLGVPWTPKAIAAVSIRWRLSHGLTLLLLTLLAGEMVTPVHGGLMDFSPPGMVQYGTCAQPKDHVSFRFDEFDGLWYQVEMVANNYMEAKKCITLDFRWDGVEYNVTTQGLNEYNEMVRQEATITLVERKDPATMKPYLQIWAPGVPPVPYHVVKTNYRHFACVYSCYELFSLMFEVFSVLSRGPEIDDAYLAECHRAFDALELDLTRLAPVQQTGVCDAIDLEGSGAGPEHQDEEEEDENALAALTSEEVNQRRPPNRASAPRSDLATGEEETMIEEMEDLLEEIAGGRRGGEALSSFQTRNDSVGDEAEDLNEESVVGFVKRPTSHLRPDKGRSRRPTMGGQRRRKEVSVENKDSFELYIDDPSLDFIYQEATNEHGGGDVEVEYGDKDERRAFMTPGSESLGSGWDGSSGSVPAPVPLLLLTLLSLILWPRVFFRP, from the exons atgtGGACGTCTCGATGTCGAAGTAGCGTCACACTAGGAGTGCCATGGACTCCCAAGGCAATTGCCGCAGTCTCCATCCGGTGGCGCCTTTCCCACGGCCTTACCTTGCTCCTCCTGACGTTGCTCGCTGGGGAGATGGTAACTCCTGTTCACGGCGGCCTGATGGACTTTTCTCCTCCGGGGATGGTCCAGTACGGCACCTGCGCCCAACCCAAGGACCACGTGTCTTTCCGCTTCGATGAG tTTGATGGCTTGTGGTACCAGGTGGAGATGGTGGCGAACAATTACATGGAGGCGAAGAAGTGCATCACCCTGGACTTTAGATGGGATG GTGTGGAGTATAACGTAACTACGCAGGGGCTGAACGAGTACAACGAGATGGTGAGACAGGAAGCCACCATCACCCTCGTGGAGCGTAAGGACCCCGCCACCATGAAGCCCTACCTGCAGATCTGGGCGCCCGGGG TGCCGCCTGTGCCATACCACGTGGTCAAGACAAACTACCGCCACTTCGCCTGCGTGTATTCCTGCTACGAGCTGTTCTCCCTTATGTTCGAGGTGTTCTCTGTTCTGAGCCGCGGCCCCGAGATAGACGACGCCTACCTCGCCGAATGCCACAGAGCCTTCGACGCCCTGGAACTCGACCTCACACGACTGGCGCCCGTGCAGCAAACAGGGGTCTGCGATGCGATAGATCTGGAGGGCTCCG GTGCAGGGCCAGAACaccaggacgaggaggaggaggacgagaatgCATTAGCGGCGTTGACAAGTGAGGAAGTGAACCAGCGCCGGCCTCCAAATCGTGCCTCAGCGCCTCGCTCAGACCTGGCGACGGGAGAGGAAGAAACGATgatagaggagatggaggactTGCTGGAGGAgatagcaggaggaagaagaggaggagaagcgttATCCTCCTTCCAGACTAGAAATGATTCAGTGGGAGATGAGGCGGAGGATCTAAATGAAGAGTCCGTGGTTGGTTTCGTCAAGCGCCCAACCTCTCACCTAAGACCAGACAAAGGGCGGAGTAGGAGGCCGACCATGGGAGGACaacggaggaggaaagaggtcaGTGTCGAGAATAAGGACAGCTTTGAACTTTACATCGACGACCCTTCCCTTGACTTCATCTACCAGGAGGCAACCAACGAACATGGCGGAGGAGACGTTGAAGTTGAATATGGTGACAAAG ACGAAAGACGGGCATTCATGACACCCGGGAGTGAATCTCTGGGGAGTGGTTGGGATGGGAGTTCAGGCAGCGTCCCTGCTCCCgttcccctgctcctcctgacCCTACTCAGTCTCATATTGTGGCCTCGTGTCTTCTTCAGACCCTAG